Below is a genomic region from Fulvia fulva chromosome 13, complete sequence.
TTGGGAGGCACGCAATTCTCTGTCAACATTGCGATGAGCTTTCCTGCTGAAAGTTTTCAAGCTCCTTGAGAATTCAGCTCCGTTGGGTATCTCTTCGGCAGTCGAGAGGCTTTGCAACGCGTCGTGCACATCGTCCATACTTGTATGATGTCTGTCGTACACTGCTCGAGATAGCGTGGAAAGCTGCTCGAAGCCTGGCGCCAGTTCGTTGACGATGACGGCCTGGATCGACGCGTTCCATGAGATTGAATTCTTGCCGGGCCGCTTCCAATAGCCACGTTTCCGGCAGAAAGCGCGGAAGTTGGCGACATGATAGCGCGACCACTGGTCTACTCGTCGCGATACAGACCGCTGCCAGACAGGACGGTGCAGTGGAAACAGCCGGAGAATGTGGTTCTCGAAAGCAACTTCAAATCTCTCCTTCATCATGGCCTGCTCTCTGCTCCGGCATGTTGCAAAGAGTTTGACGATCTTTGCTCGAAGTTCCTGGTGTTTCGTGAGTGGAGTATTGGTGAAGCAGGCAAGCATACGTTCCATGACCACGGGGAGCTTGGTCGTGACGACTTCGTCCATGATCTTCGTCTTGTCATCACCCGCGATGCAGTAGAGGGCCTTTTTTAGAGCCGGAATTACAGTACTTTCGATATCCAGCGTGGACTCTTCCGAGGTAACAGGTTCTCTGACATGCTTTGCGTACTCCTTCGGCGAAGTAAAGATCATTCTCAAGTCAGGTGCATCGTGCGACCCGGAGAGCTGTCTGAGTTTGTCCTTCATGGTATTTTCCGTCCTTCGGTTCCGGATGTCCACCTCAATATGCTTCACAGCTCGTTTGGCATCACGAATCGCGTTTGGCATTCGTTCGAGGACTTCGTGGACTGCTGGGACTTCTGTGTACTTCCCGCTGTTCAGTAGTTGCGTAAGTTGGCTTGTCAAGGCCGTGTGATGTGTCTCGAGCCCCTTCACTGCTTCTTCCGCAGTCTCGACCGCATGCTTGTCTGCTGCACACAGATGTGCTTTCACTGAGGGTCTACTTGATCACAGAAGGTAAAACAAGCGATGACACAGTCCATTTTCCGCAGACTGATACACAAGCGCAACATATCATCAAAATGCACATTGAGGTTGCACCGAGACACCGGTGTCACGAGTACCACGTATCCCGCCTCATGCTGGATGTATGATGTCGTCGTCTCGACTATCGAAGGGTCGCTATCCGAGATACCAGGCGTGTCGGCGAGTGCCACGCCTGCTCTCAAGAGATTATGAGCATGTCGCACTCGCACTTTCTTGAGAAGCGGCCAAGGATGCGACTTGGCAGTGCCGTTGTCAAGACTTGGTGGAGGTCTGGAAAGGTCGTAGAGTACGGCGTGTAGTTCACCGATGTTGAGCGCAGCGCAAGATTCGATGTCACTGCGGCGATTTCGTGTGTTGAGGTACTGCTGCACATACCCAGTGATCTTTGTGACAGAAGCTGGAATTCCATCGCGTCCAGCAGAGAGCCATGCACGTACGGCTTGAACAGACGTGTAGCCGTATTGACGTAGCAGAGCAAAGAGGCGTTCGACAGCAGCCATGCACTGCTTCTGTTTCTCCTGGTGATAATCGTCGTCGACATCGTCGGCGTTGTCGGCTCAATACTCTTGGATCTCGAAGAACAGAACAATGTCTTGACAGTAGCTGGCCACTTTTTAGCAAGACAAGAATGATGCGGGAGTGTCGTGCTTGACCGGCTCTGCGGTGTAATTACCTTTCTATATTCTTCCGAATCTGCTCATTGGTATGGTAATGCGCATCAAGCTGGAACGTCTCTTCTTGGCCGGATCTTGCCGCAGCGTACTAGTGCACAATGTTCGTGCCACGAGGCCCATCATCACTGATCGCCAGTCCGGGTTGGTCGAGCAGGCAGCTCGTGATAGCACTCTTGCCGGCACCGGCTTGGCCGACCAGTGCAATTGGCCTAGCCGGGTTGGATAGCGCTCTACGGAGCTTCTTGAGCTGTACGGAAAATGTTTAAAGCTCTCGATTGGTGTGCCCAGGGCCTTCGAGCTCGCCCACCAGCGACAAAGTGCGATCGATGTAGTCGATGAGAGTCTTCTCCAGTCGGGCGGCACTCGGGTGGTACGCGGGATGGCGAGGTAGGCCAAGATCGCCAGGGGACAGGCGCTCGTCAGGCTGCTCGTCTCGTTTCGCGCGCTTTGGTGCTGGGCTGGGACGGACATCAGTATGGACCTCAGGCTAGATGTTTGACAAACCTTGCTGCACCACGATGTTGTCTGCGCTGACCTGGCGAACACGCTTGATGCTGCCCACAGCGATGTCTGGAGGCATGTCGTTGATGTGGAAGAAGTAAGTGATTCTGTGTCGACAAGAATGCAGCAAGAAGATGACCGGTTTGGTGGATAAAAAAGAGTGTGTGTGAAGCGCTCTCTTGTCTCAAGTGTTGTGTGAGTCCTGCAAGACAGATCAATGATAGCACCTGCATCCACACCGACACATATCCGGGCTGTGAGACAAAGCAGCGCTGATGCAGGCCAGGTACTATGTTCCGTTTGCGCAAGATGGGCCTGGCCGGCTTCCCGCAAGATTGCGACTTGGGCGTCTTGTTCCTAGATTCTGGGCCTGACTGGTTTCGCCTGTGTTATTCAATGAGACAATGCAAAGGTGTCGCAACCAATACATCATGTCCATGCAACACTCACCCTGGATCGCGTTTACCTCCTCTTTTGGAGATCTGCGACCGACATCTCGAATCTGATGTCTAACGGCCGACGGCAAGCGCAATCCACCATTGCGGATTCTCTCATTGGTCAAACATCTTCCATGCGTACGGCCACCCAGCAGAGCCGTTTTGATAGTCCAGTTCGTTGATTCATACCAAGATGATCCGTGCCCATGGCAGAGCGTGGCAAGAGTGAGACGATTTGATGCAGTATGATCCAGAGACAATACTGACTCTACTGTGTACGTTCTTCCAATTGAGATGAGGACCCAGGACGAGGTGCATGAAGTGCGGCGCATAGCTCTCACGGAAGGCAGCATGGTGTGGGTCGGTCGACCGACGACGAACGGGCTGTCTTGCTGTCAGTCATCCAAGTCATGTGGCTAGCCGAAGCAGCATCGGCTGGGCACCGTCTGTTGCCAAAGGGACACCTTCGACGCGATGGGTTGAAGGTGAAATTGGGCGGAGAGAAGAGCGGGAACGCCGACGTGTCGGTGCAAAGTGTCAAGCCAAGACAAAAGCATCGACCTCCATGTTTCCAGACTGCCGTGTAACAAGACCTCCAGCGTCTATCCTCACTCGAAATCGCGCCCGTATTTGCCTGTCTTACCATCCGCCCCACCCACGCCAGACCCTACCATAAATCTCACACCGCCCCCTCAATCTCCCCCCTCCCATACCCCAAAACATACAACACATCCACCAAACTCCCACTATTCAACCTCGTCGGCGCCATCGCCTGTACCTTCGGCTTCGCATTAAACGCCACGCCCAACCCCGCCACCTCCATCATAGGCAAATCATTACTCCCATCGCCCACCGCCACGACCCGTTCGAGCGGAATGCCTTCCTTCTCGGCAATTTCCTGCAATAACTCTCGTTTCTTGATGCCGTGAATAATGGGTTGGCCTTCTACGAGTTCGCCTGTGAGGGTACCAGTGGATGAGTCGGCGACGAGGTGGTTGGCGTAGCAGTAGTCTAGACCGAGCTCGGCTTGAATCCAAGAGGCTAGGGGCGTGAAGCCGCCGCTCAGCACTGCCATTTTCCAGCCCTGTGCTTTTAGGGACTTCGTCAATTCCCGTGCTCCGGTGGTGAAGGTAATGATCCCGCCCTTCTTCATCTCGTCCCAGATAGAAGTTGGCACACCCTTGAGATACCCTACCCTCGCCCGTAACGAAGCTTCAAAGTCCGTATAGGGCTCCTCACCGCGCATGGCCGCCTCGGTAATGGCGGACACTTGGTCGTAGACACCAACGCAGCGGGCCAGCTCGTCGATAACTTCTTGTTGGATTAGAGTGGAGTCCATGTCGAAGACTGCGAGGCCGGGTGCTTTGTGGAAGGCGTAGAGGGGGCCGGGTTGGAGGAAGAGTTCGATTTCATGGATCTTCTCAAACGTTGTCAAGTCATGATCGGTCAGAGCCTTCAGCTGCCGTAGCGATAGGACTTCCTTGAAAGTGAGAAGGAGCGATGCAACTTTGCCATCATCGCCATCCTGGAAGGTAGGTTGGAGTGGTGAGTCCTCATGGGATGGATGGAGATGTGGTTGGAGATGTTGGTGGAGATCTTTGAACAGGGCTTCCCAGACCTATTGAAGATGGTCAGCCTTATGCACATCAATGTCCATTCAGGTGTATGTCCTTGTCCGAGCCATGTCATCTTCGTCTTGGCATGCTCCTCGTCGGTAGGTGCAACTGTTGCCTCAACGCTTTCTCTTCAGGATCAGACCTACCTCCTGCGGCTTCTTCGCCTTCGCAAAAATCAGCAGAACCACGCCCAGTTCCACTGTATCCGATGCTGCACTCATCTTGTCACTCAAGATGTTCAATGCATATTGTTGTCAAGGACAAGTTCGACTTTTGCCATCTGGAAAGCTCAGAGATGACTCAGCGTCCCGATATCGCGCGAATCCCGAACGATAAACGCAGATACATGTTCACTCTGTACAGTTCTTCTGTCTACACTATCTACAGCCTGAACACTTCCGTGGATATCATCAAAGACAAAAAGTCATCCAAACACATCTCAATCATTATTAGTCTCATCCACATTCTCATCAATTATTTCCCTGTCCACTGTCCACCCAAGCTTGTTGTGCTGCAGGACTGAGCTCAATAAGCCTTTCCATGCCAGCGACAAACACACCATCGAGTCGTAATAGTGCAAGATTAAGCAAATCACAGCTCCTGCTCTTGATTCGCAGCAAGCTTCGCCAGGCCTTGAGCAGTCCCAAGCATTCTTTGGCGTCGGCTACTCCTGGCGATGTGACGAAGAGCAGTAGCATGAACGAAGAGGCGATGGTAAAGTTTGTGCGGGAGTCTGTTAAGATATCAGTGAATGTCCGTTTCGCTGCGAAGTTGGTTCAAAACTTACAGCTCGCCCAAAAGGCTTCCAGCTCTCTCGCGTTCAAGCACTCCAGAAAATCTGAGATTTCTTTCGCCACGGCCAGTGCTCCAGTACGCAGTGCTGTGACGGCTGCGGCATTCGAGTCCGTTACTCTCGATCTAAGCATCGCACGAAAGAGCTCCATCTTTGCTGTGATGTACGCCAGCTGCAACGATCCATTCCCGTCCAGCTCAAGCTGCATCAATTTCCGTCGATGGTTGCTGTCTGACGAGCCCATGGAAGAAGTGCCACTAGGCTGATCTGGAAGTAGGCCAGGTGGAAGTGTTTGGTACCACTCTGTCAGGCGGATGCGCAACGGTTTGGCGACTTCCAATGTGGCCTCCAGGCTTTTATGAAGTTGTCTCGTTGCCTTGATACTGAACAGGTCCCGCAAGATGTCATCCACGATCAAGGTGAGCTCACAAAGCTTGATGAAGTGCTGTACAGCGGAGTCTGCTCTGCTGTCACCGAAGTCATCGCTTCTTCGATCCACCTCGGGGAAATCATCATGCGTGAGTGGCGGCACATCCCAGTCGTCAGCCTGTATGTGGCTACTGCGTCCGAAGTTGAGTGCCAACCACTTGTCTTGTATGTAGACCGCCCACGCCAAGTGCTTGCGTTGCTTGATTTCCCACGAAGGAATGGGCCAATCTGTGGGATCTCGGTTCAGACCTAGCGCCTGCGCAATGCTTACTGCAGTGGACATCATGACCCACTTGAAAGGTGTGTCGCTGACATGTCGGTTTGTGGGCCGTCGCTGTACCAGTAATAATAATGTTTGCATGACCGAGATGCTCGGCGTGTGCAGTAATGGTTGACACGACTGCCATGCGATCTTGAAGAGCGCGTCAGCCGATGGAGGTGTATACACTTCCACACACAGCTTCTCGTCCCAAGCACAGAAAGGCAGAGCATGTCCATAGATGGCAGCCAGCACACAGGGTGGAATCTCTCGCGGTACTTGCACTCCGTCCACGTCTCTTGCCCCGCCCTCGCGACTCAGCAGAGGAAAGTATGGTTGCACATATTTGTAGAACAGTCTGATCAGCCGCTTGCCTATCTCATCGCTGACAATGTCCTCCAGCTCCCGCCGCCACCTATCTTGCGTGTCTGACTTGTCTTGTGGCTGTGCTTTTGACGCCAACGCATTGTGCTGTATCATGAAGAATGTGGGTATCGTGCTGTCGTTCTCGCCTGGTCCACTGTTCATCTTCCGCATCCTCACTGATTGGAACGTCGCTTCGTTGTATTCATCGTATCTGTACTTGGAGAGTAGGTAAGGATCCGACTCCCCGCTGATGCCCACAATCTGAGCATTGGAAGAGTTCTGTCGATCGAGGGAAGGCTCGCCGCTGGTCGAGTCGAAGGGAAGCTGTAAGTTCGCTGGCAAGCTCGACGGCTGCGATTGAGGAGAGGATGCGCCCATGGACGATCGGGCCTGGTGGTGGTCGGGAAACTTGTGCGCCAAGGTATTGCCATTGCTCGTGGAGGCCGACATTGGCTCGAAGGTTTCGAAATTCATGGGCGCGTGGTATAGCTGAGGGTCGAATGGAAAGTCCTGCTGCATTCCTCCGCCGTTCATGGCCATGCCTGGCATTTCAAAGGGCGTCATGTTGCTCTCCCAAGGCATGATGTCCTGCTGCATGTCCATGCCGTTGATGCCGCCATTGCTGAACTGCGCACTGCTGTCGATGCTCCCATTCGTGCCGTGCTTGAAGACGCCGTCTACTGCTTTATGGTTCTCTGTCGTCTGCTCGTTGGGTCTTCGTCTCTTGGCGGGGGATTCGACGAAGGTGCACTCCTTGTTGAACCTGATGCACAGCTCACACGGAGGATTCGCTTCGAGATGGCAGGCAGCCTTCTTATATCGACAGAAGTCGCATGGTCTCTTGTTACGCGACTTGTATGCTCGTGCTCGTGCTCTGTCGGTGGCATCACCGGCCGAGCCAGGGTGCTGTTGGCCTTGTGGGCCTGGCGGCGAGACCTGCTGAGGGGTGTGGAAGGAGCCCATGTGTGGTATGGGCAGAGGAGGCGGCGGCGGATGGGCGTGGTGTGTTGGGAGGGCCATTGTTATGACTCGGTCGATGCTCGCTATCTCTCGCGGGTGCGGGTGCTGGGCCAGTCGCTGCTGGTGGGTGTGAGGATGCGCCCCCAACAGCGATGGCCGCCCCGCTACGGGGCTGCTAGCCACGATGTCGCTGTGCTGCTAGGTAGCTTGTCGCGAATCGATTGCGTGCAATGGCCAGAAGGATGGGCGAGGCTTGGCGTCTGTGTCAGTGAATGCGTTGCGACTCCACTGCGCGTATGCCGATAGCGGCTGCTTCCAACATGATTGTGAATGCCTGATGAATCCTTGATGGCCAACAGCCTCGGCACGTCAGCCGTATGTGGTTTAGTCCTCCTACTCGTGGCTCCCACGTGAGAGGCATTCGACTCCGGATTCCGAAGGCATTGGCGAATCATCATTAGAACTACCTTCTCCAACTTTGTTACCTGTAACCTCACAATCGACAGCGATATTGGTCATGGAAACGCTGCAGGCCTCCACTTCTCGCTACAATGATTGTCCTTGCCACCCTGATCCTTACCACCCTCCATCAGCACCGCACGTCTGGCTGCGATACGACGACAGAACTGCTGTTGATGAAAGCCGTGTTACACACGCCATGCGCCGATAAGGATCGTCTTGACGCCTCAGCTCGTTATCATGCATGAACGTGCCGCCGGCCGTCTCTACGGGCCGTGTACCTGGCCTGCTGCCCGAACAACACTCGTCCCGGGGCATCAGCACGCTGGCTGGCAGTCATAGGCAAACATCTTCGCCTAGCCATGGCCATGAGGAAACCGCGGCGAAGCAGCAAGGTAATGTTGAAACGCTCCAGGCTGTTTCTGAATGTCGGATTCCTCGTTCCTCCCCTACTGTCTGCTCCCTCCATCCGTTCTTCCCTGCTCCTGTAGCATGTTGTCCGAACAAGCACGACGAGCTTAACCCAGCAGAGTCAGGGATTAAATCGCACCCAAGACCTTACCACTCCCTGCACAAGACGAAGCGACACCGTCTCTAGCCGACGACATCGGGGCCATCGGAATGGCTCGCAAGATCAGGCTAGCAGCCGCCCAGATGGGCGCGACTCATCGACAGTCACCTCGAGAAGAACCCCTGCGACGAATGATCAAGCTGCTGGATGATGCAGCTTGCACAGGGGCCGAAGTTGTCTTGTTCCCAGAGACAGCTTTCACGACTTTCTTTCCGCGTTACTTGATCGAAGATGAAGCAGAATTGGCATCGTTCTTCGAGTATGGCGACATCACAACTTCGTCCCAGACAGCTCCCCTCTTCGAAAGAGCACGATTCCATGGGATCGATATATCAGTCGGTTTCGCAGAAGCTTGCGACAATGGCGATCGCTTCAATACGTCCATCTACTACCACGCCAAATCAAGATCGATCTTGGCCAAGTATAGGAAGATACACCTTCCTGGTGACTTTGAGCCTTTCAGTGACCCCAACGCAACGAACCAGCTAGAGAAGCGCTACTTCAAGCCTGGGAATCTGGGCTTCGAAGCATTCAGAGCGCCAGATCAAGCTGATGATGCACAACCGATCTTTGGTATGATGATATGCAATGACAGAAGATGGCCTGAAGCGTGGCGATGCTTAGGGCTTCAGGGTGTGGAGGTGGTGCTTTGTGGCTACAATACTGCTGGGTTTGCACCTCATCTATGGGGCGGCGATACCAAGCAGGATCCTGAGGTATGTGATGCAAGCCGACCATCCTGGAAGCGGAAGTGAGAACTAACAGGCTATCATAACAGGCTGCAAAACAAAACGCCCTATTACACCACAAATTATTAATGCAGTCAAACAGCTACATGAACGCCACCTTCTCCGTCTGCGCTGCGAGGTGCGGTCTCGACGATGGCAAGTACAATCTCATATGCGGAAGCTGTATCATTGATCCAGAAGGAAAGATCTTGGCAGAAGCAAGAACCAAAGAAGACGAAATCGTAGTGGCAGACTGTGACCTGGACAAATGCCGACAAGGCAAGTCCAGAACTTTCGACTTCGCACGACATCGCCGCGTAGAGCACTACAGCCGCATTGTCGAGCAGACCGGTGTTGTGGAACCTCTCCGATTAGTTGAGCGACAGCACGCGACACCGGTCGTCGCCATTCCTACGAACCGTGACGGCGTATCGGAGATACACGATACCAGCCAGGAACAGCACACCGAGAGCGTGCCGACCGCATCTTCTACCTCCCCAGCATCACCAAGCGCTAAGCCCATCCGCATCCTCCTCATCAACCCCAACGCCACCAAATCCATGACAGACGCCTGCGTAACCTCAGTCCAATCAACCCTCCCATCCGACATCGAGGTCCACGGCTTCACTGGTCCCGCCGACGACGCTTCCACTGCAATCGAATCACAAACCGACAACGTTCTATCTTCCGCAGCATCCTTTCGCGCTCTGCATCCGATCCTCTCCTCCCCGACGAACCCTTATCATGCATTATTGGTAGCATGTTATTCCGATCACGCGTTGATAAAAATGCTGCGTGAAGAATTCGAGCTGCCTGTTATTGGGATCATGGAAGCGTCTCTGTTCTACGCCAGGACTTTGGGGAGTAAATTCGGCATCGTGGCGACGGGGCAGAGGAGTAAGATTGGGCATGAGGGGAATGTTAGGACCTACGGGATGGAGAAGTTCTGTGCTATCGTCGAGTCTTGTGATCTCGGCGTTCTGGATCTAGAGCGGTTGCCACGTGAGACCGTGATCGAACGGATGAGGGGTGTTAGTGAGAGATtagtagaaagaggagcgGAGGTGCTATGTCTAGGATGCGCGGGCATGACGGGGATGAAAGAAGCTGTGGGGGAGGTGGTGAGGGGCGAGGGAGTGGAAGTTGTGGATGGCGTTGTAGCGGGAGTGCAGCATCTTGTAGGCGTGGTGAGGATGGGTGGCAGGACGAGTAAAGTGGGATTGTGGAGGAGTAGTGCTGCTGGCAGGGAGAGGAGGGGACAGGGGTATGTATGAATGACCGAACGCTTCGTATGAAGGACTACACGCATGAGTACGACGGGAAGAAATGTGAGATACCCTCACAACCCAAGAACCTCCCTCCCCATGCCCCTCATCTCCACAACCCATCGAAACTGACAATCCTTCAAGCCCGCAACATCACACCCCACAAAGAGGACCTTGGCCAGAATGGCATCAAGTTTCACCATCAACGCCCTCACCTCCCTCTGCGCCTCCTCCACCTCCAGCGCGTTCAGCGCATCCTCCACCCCCACCAAATCATCCCACAAAAGCGCAATCAGACTCTCCCTCGCCGTCTCATCCAACACACTCGCAACTCCCGCCGTCTTCACAAATTGCTTCATGGTGGCCTTCATCATGCGGTAATTCTCCTTCGTGGCGCTGAGTCTCCGTCCCAGGGCATCCGAGACACTGACGCTCTGCCTCTTCAAAATCTGCAGGCGTGCGTACGTCGCTTGGTCCACGCGAGAGAGTTCAACGGGAGTGAGGACTTCTCGCAAAGTCTTTTGCGCTTCGTTGTGGCCTAAGAGGAGGGCGAGGAGGTGTTGAGGCGGAGCGGTGGTGAGGAGGTGGGAGATGTATTTGATGTCGTGGACAGTTGGGAAGTCATTCTGGCGCAGGCCAAGTTGTGAGGCCGTGAGATCGGTAGGGTCGAGGAGAAGGCGGATACTTTGCTCTGTTAGGACAGTCTTTGAGTCGACGTCTTTGGGTGTTTCGGCGATGAGCTCTTCGACCAGTTCTAGGAGGGCCTGGATTGGGCCGTGCATGGTGGTGGCATCGTCGTAGGGTCACGGAGGATGAGCGATGAGATTTGCATGTCGAGGGTCAGGTTGTTGGGCTGTTCGAAGCGAGATGAGGTGTTGTTCTTTGTCGCAGGAGGAGGCTGCATTGAGCTTGGAGCTGACCACAATGAGTTTGTGCTCGATGCGGATGGCATCGCAAGCGAGGAATGTGATTGCGGAGCCGATACCCAGATCTTTGGGGCCAGTCAATTTGCGTGATCAAATGTTTTCATACTTCAGCTGTTTTTCCATCTATCGACTTGCTGTGGTGATGTTCCGTAGACTGGACTTCCACATCACTCCCTACACCCTCCACCACTTCGTCCTCGCTGATCGGCATGGGTGATAGCTTGTGACACGCCCAGTACACAAAGCCACTGATGAGTATACTCACCAGCCAGCTGAGGCTGTACAGGTATGATGCGCCCTTCGGTACTGCGAGTGCACCGTTGCAGGCTTTCGCGAGACCTGGCATATTCGGCGCAATTCCACACATGAACGCCACAAAAGCTCGCCAGTTGATTCCATGCCAAAACCAGTGCGGTGCGTCGTGCGATGCTGTGTAGAGTGCTGCGAGAGAAAGGCGTCGCTGGCGGATGATCCAGAAGTCGCAGACGAGGATACCTGCAAGGGCTCCGAGGAAGAGCGCGTAGCCTGTGGGGAAGGATGAGAAGGAGTTCGCGCTGTACTGGATGTACCAAGGCACGGCTGCAATGGAAAGAGTAGCGCACACGCACGCGCCTCTTCTGTTGTTGATGTATCTTGGGAACCATAAGCTAAGATCGTTGGAGAAGCTGACACTGTTGGCTGAGATGTTAGTTCCAACCACCGCAAACGCCCAGCATAGTCCAGCGAAGAACTGGGCAGCTCGGTTGTTCCAAAGCGTCGCAATGTAGAGCGGATTCCAGGCTTGCTTCGCAGACACACCATAGACCACCCCAGCGGCACTTGTGACCGTCGCCCCCAGCACACCACACATGGTGACAAGGACCATCAAGCCAACAGCCTGCGTCCAGAAGACCTGGCGTGGGTATTTCGCGTAGCGAGTAAAGTCGGGCATGTTCAAAGCCAGTGTTGCTTTGGGTCCAATAGCGGTCGTGACGCATTGGAAGAAGACCACGACGACCGGAGTGCCGTCAGTGATGCGTGTTGGTCTGGAGAAGGTAGGTCCGAAGCCGTTCGCAGCTACCAGAGCCCAGATGAATAGCGTCAAGCCGAAGATTGGCATGATGAATGTCTGAGTGCAGCTGTACAAAAGAGGCCATGTCCCACACGCAGCATGGCCACAGTGTGCCATCTGCCGCAGGTAGCCGTGAACTGAAGCATCCACATGACAGTATTATAGATCGGTACAGCAGACGACGCTG
It encodes:
- a CDS encoding Communesin biosynthesis cluster-specific transcription factor cnsN; the protein is MALPTHHAHPPPPPLPIPHMGSFHTPQQVSPPGPQGQQHPGSAGDATDRARARAYKSRNKRPCDFCRYKKAACHLEANPPCELCIRFNKECTFVESPAKRRRPNEQTTENHKAVDGVFKHGTNGSIDSSAQFSNGGINGMDMQQDIMPWESNMTPFEMPGMAMNGGGMQQDFPFDPQLYHAPMNFETFEPMSASTSNGNTLAHKFPDHHQARSSMGASSPQSQPSSLPANLQLPFDSTSGEPSLDRQNSSNAQIVGISGESDPYLLSKYRYDEYNEATFQSVRMRKMNSGPGENDSTIPTFFMIQHNALASKAQPQDKSDTQDRWRRELEDIVSDEIGKRLIRLFYKYVQPYFPLLSREGGARDVDGVQVPREIPPCVLAAIYGHALPFCAWDEKLCVEVYTPPSADALFKIAWQSCQPLLHTPSISVMQTLLLLVQRRPTNRHVSDTPFKWVMMSTAVSIAQALGLNRDPTDWPIPSWEIKQRKHLAWAVYIQDKWLALNFGRSSHIQADDWDVPPLTHDDFPEVDRRSDDFGDSRADSAVQHFIKLCELTLIVDDILRDLFSIKATRQLHKSLEATLEVAKPLRIRLTEWYQTLPPGLLPDQPSGTSSMGSSDSNHRRKLMQLELDGNGSLQLAYITAKMELFRAMLRSRVTDSNAAAVTALRTGALAVAKEISDFLECLNARELEAFWASYSRTNFTIASSFMLLLFVTSPGVADAKECLGLLKAWRSLLRIKSRSCDLLNLALLRLDGVFVAGMERLIELSPAAQQAWVDSGQGNN
- a CDS encoding N-carbamoyl-D-amino acid hydrolase, with the protein product MARKIRLAAAQMGATHRQSPREEPLRRMIKLLDDAACTGAEVVLFPETAFTTFFPRYLIEDEAELASFFEYGDITTSSQTAPLFERARFHGIDISVGFAEACDNGDRFNTSIYYHAKSRSILAKYRKIHLPGDFEPFSDPNATNQLEKRYFKPGNLGFEAFRAPDQADDAQPIFGMMICNDRRWPEAWRCLGLQGVEVVLCGYNTAGFAPHLWGGDTKQDPEAAKQNALLHHKLLMQSNSYMNATFSVCAARCGLDDGKYNLICGSCIIDPEGKILAEARTKEDEIVVADCDLDKCRQGKSRTFDFARHRRVEHYSRIVEQTGVVEPLRLVERQHATPVVAIPTNRDGVSEIHDTSQEQHTESVPTASSTSPASPSAKPIRILLINPNATKSMTDACVTSVQSTLPSDIEVHGFTGPADDASTAIESQTDNVLSSAASFRALHPILSSPTNPYHALLVACYSDHALIKMLREEFELPVIGIMEASLFYARTLGSKFGIVATGQRSKIGHEGNVRTYGMEKFCAIVESCDLGVLDLERLPRETVIERMRGVSERLVERGAEVLCLGCAGMTGMKEAVGEVVRGEGVEVVDGVVAGVQHLVGVVRMGGRTSKVGLWRSSAAGRERRGQGYV
- a CDS encoding Phosphoserine phosphatase; protein product: MSAASDTVELGVVLLIFAKAKKPQEVWEALFKDLHQHLQPHLHPSHEDSPLQPTFQDGDDGKVASLLLTFKEVLSLRQLKALTDHDLTTFEKIHEIELFLQPGPLYAFHKAPGLAVFDMDSTLIQQEVIDELARCVGVYDQVSAITEAAMRGEEPYTDFEASLRARVGYLKGVPTSIWDEMKKGGIITFTTGARELTKSLKAQGWKMAVLSGGFTPLASWIQAELGLDYCYANHLVADSSTGTLTGELVEGQPIIHGIKKRELLQEIAEKEGIPLERVVAVGDGSNDLPMMEVAGLGVAFNAKPKVQAMAPTRLNSGSLVDVLYVLGYGRGEIEGAV
- a CDS encoding Uracil permease: MPIFGLTLFIWALVAANGFGPTFSRPTRITDGTPVVVVFFQCVTTAIGPKATLALNMPDFTRYAKYPRQVFWTQAVGLMVLVTMCGVLGATVTSAAGVVYGVSAKQAWNPLYIATLWNNRAAQFFAGLCWAFAVVGTNISANSVSFSNDLSLWFPRYINNRRGACVCATLSIAAVPWYIQYSANSFSSFPTGYALFLGALAGILVCDFWIIRQRRLSLAALYTASHDAPHWFWHGINWRAFVAFMCGIAPNMPGLAKACNGALAVPKGASYLYSLSWLVSILISGFVYWACHKLSPMPISEDEVVEGVGSDVEVQSTEHHHSKSIDGKTAEV